From Candidatus Nomurabacteria bacterium, one genomic window encodes:
- a CDS encoding fibronectin type III domain-containing protein: protein MAQSSDKEAPGITNVEVSQVSETSVTITWETDEDADSAVNYGLQPDYGIVRIPVAERTSHSITLDNLEPGRVYYFRVVSADDNGNQGISADYRVQTSGTPQTGDGTGTGEGNSPAQGDGAGQQAGDSDSSQTESQTQSTTQSQTQSQTTEQVMEQIQQITDPEVLQEIVNETVKAIQGITEDLTIVGPPTVIPETTTAIVRWTTDREASSEVLFSPTKGFDGTNYAYSQRSTAGNTTDHEVQLIGLDPFTEYSFKVLSTDTYGIEGASRNFTFKTKATAPDIRNLRVVKVEENSATLAWDTNVPAKALVEYQDQTTGEQQSVGRPTLATTHQMRLSDLTLGTRYVAFVTAENSGGDRVRSQPIQFITVRDVVAPIITNVTNESTLFPGDESRIQTIVEWNTDEPSYCLMTYNESGALAEEAVTIEKEQIEYKTSHVEVVVDFAPATVYQFFLVCADEAGNDIKSENYVLFTPIQEKNIIDLIIENFESTFGWVKNIGA from the coding sequence GTGGCTCAATCGAGTGACAAAGAGGCTCCAGGCATTACAAATGTAGAAGTCTCTCAAGTTTCTGAAACATCTGTGACGATCACCTGGGAGACAGACGAGGATGCTGACTCTGCAGTGAACTACGGCTTGCAGCCAGACTACGGTATTGTGCGTATTCCAGTTGCTGAGCGTACCTCTCACTCGATCACACTCGATAATCTCGAGCCAGGTCGCGTGTATTACTTCCGCGTGGTCTCAGCAGATGATAACGGCAACCAAGGCATCTCTGCTGATTACCGAGTGCAGACCTCAGGTACGCCACAGACTGGTGACGGTACCGGTACTGGCGAAGGCAATTCACCGGCGCAAGGCGACGGCGCAGGACAACAAGCGGGTGATAGTGATAGTTCCCAAACAGAATCGCAGACCCAAAGCACAACGCAAAGCCAGACCCAGAGTCAGACCACTGAGCAGGTAATGGAACAGATCCAACAGATCACTGACCCTGAAGTGCTACAGGAGATCGTGAACGAAACTGTCAAGGCGATCCAAGGTATTACCGAAGACCTTACCATTGTTGGTCCGCCAACAGTTATTCCTGAAACTACCACAGCAATTGTGCGCTGGACCACGGATCGTGAAGCGTCCTCAGAGGTGCTTTTCTCACCAACAAAGGGCTTTGATGGGACAAATTATGCATACTCACAGAGGTCTACAGCTGGTAATACAACTGATCACGAAGTGCAGCTTATTGGTCTCGATCCGTTTACCGAGTACAGCTTTAAGGTGCTTTCTACTGACACATACGGTATTGAGGGTGCTAGTCGCAACTTTACCTTTAAGACCAAGGCCACAGCTCCAGATATTCGCAATCTTCGGGTGGTTAAGGTGGAAGAAAACTCTGCGACACTCGCGTGGGACACAAACGTTCCAGCAAAGGCTCTGGTAGAGTATCAAGATCAAACCACCGGTGAGCAGCAGTCTGTCGGTCGTCCGACCTTGGCTACGACTCACCAGATGCGCCTTTCTGATCTTACATTGGGCACTCGATACGTGGCCTTTGTAACTGCAGAAAACTCAGGTGGTGACCGCGTGCGTAGTCAGCCAATTCAGTTCATTACCGTCCGCGACGTGGTAGCTCCGATCATCACCAATGTAACAAACGAATCCACGCTCTTTCCGGGTGATGAATCACGAATTCAGACCATTGTTGAGTGGAACACAGACGAACCCTCGTACTGTCTAATGACATACAACGAAAGCGGTGCATTGGCTGAAGAGGCAGTTACAATTGAAAAAGAGCAAATAGAGTACAAGACCAGCCATGTTGAAGTGGTAGTTGATTTTGCGCCAGCGACGGTGTATCAGTTTTTCCTTGTGTGTGCAGATGAAGCTGGTAACGACATAAAGTCAGAAAATTATGTACTCTTCACACCGATCCAGGAGAAAAACATCATTGACTTGATCATCGAGAACTTTGAATCAACCTTTGGTTGGGTAAAGAATATCGGCGCGTAG
- a CDS encoding ABC transporter ATP-binding protein, producing the protein MAKPLIVARDLSIIYNKGKSNEFKALQGVNTDIYEGEYIILFGPSGCGKSTLMYSIQGSLPPGEGTLLIKGDDVYSYPPAERVYFQRYVMGIIFQQFNLIMSLSVLDNVALPMIFCNEDKQTRNRRAQSLLDRFGVGHVSHKIPAMLSGGQQQRVSVSRSMVNDPKILLADEPTGNLDSVSTQQVMDKIDEINTFDRRTIIMVSHNAAHLSYAHRVYYLKDGRILREVVNPQRKQIKPVREGETIVTELEQLARLYPYDSVDTWRVKSMVNYLTQDYTFDQLQRLERATSLFIQGKIDRDSFIKALILPLERGGVEVSETEARRMASVTERMLDQAADIKRYRARKDNDNVFFSQHKLAERMRDHLMHEYRIKLTKEQNNNMTELIADRVTGVTEAAEMNERMTKGIRSGGLALSEKEADDLSRHFEKIVAQGVDVSYKK; encoded by the coding sequence ATGGCAAAACCGCTCATTGTAGCTAGGGATCTTTCGATTATTTACAACAAGGGTAAGTCGAATGAATTTAAAGCCCTCCAGGGTGTGAACACTGATATCTACGAAGGTGAGTACATTATTCTCTTCGGTCCGTCTGGTTGTGGGAAATCTACCCTCATGTATTCGATCCAAGGTTCTCTACCGCCGGGAGAAGGAACCTTGCTTATCAAGGGTGATGATGTGTACTCGTACCCGCCGGCCGAGCGTGTCTACTTCCAGCGTTACGTGATGGGTATTATTTTCCAGCAGTTCAACCTCATCATGTCACTCTCAGTGCTCGACAATGTAGCGCTTCCAATGATCTTTTGTAATGAAGATAAGCAGACCCGTAACCGTCGCGCGCAATCACTCCTTGATCGATTTGGCGTAGGTCACGTGTCACACAAGATCCCAGCAATGCTTTCTGGAGGTCAGCAACAGCGTGTGTCTGTGTCACGCTCCATGGTGAATGACCCGAAGATCCTTTTGGCCGACGAACCAACCGGTAACCTTGACTCCGTTTCGACACAGCAGGTAATGGACAAGATCGATGAGATCAACACGTTTGACCGCCGTACCATTATCATGGTGTCCCACAACGCTGCTCACCTGAGCTATGCGCACCGGGTGTACTACCTCAAGGACGGACGTATTTTGCGCGAGGTGGTCAATCCACAGCGTAAGCAGATAAAGCCTGTCCGAGAAGGGGAGACGATCGTGACTGAGCTTGAGCAGCTTGCACGTCTGTATCCGTATGACTCTGTAGACACTTGGCGAGTAAAAAGTATGGTCAATTACCTGACTCAGGACTACACATTTGATCAGTTGCAGCGTCTTGAACGAGCAACGAGTTTGTTTATTCAAGGCAAGATCGATCGAGACTCATTCATCAAAGCACTGATACTTCCACTCGAGCGTGGTGGGGTAGAGGTGAGTGAGACAGAAGCACGCCGTATGGCAAGTGTCACTGAGCGCATGCTCGATCAGGCGGCTGATATCAAGCGATATCGAGCTAGAAAGGATAATGACAATGTGTTCTTTAGTCAGCATAAGCTGGCTGAGCGTATGCGGGATCATCTGATGCATGAATATCGGATTAAGCTTACCAAAGAGCAAAATAACAACATGACTGAACTGATCGCTGACCGCGTAACAGGGGTAACTGAAGCGGCAGAGATGAACGAACGTATGACGAAGGGCATACGCTCTGGTGGTTTGGCTTTGAGTGAGAAGGAGGCAGACGACCTCTCGCGACATTTTGAAAAGATCGTTGCTCAAGGAGTAGACGTAAGTTACAAAAAATAG
- a CDS encoding ABC transporter permease, whose amino-acid sequence MRVQDLAQLSTRMFKTNPLRTWLTILGMGVGTGAVVVLVGLGFGLQKIILEQIVFGDSLLSLGVSASGSAKELQLTPETVQEIEENELVVDAAPLARFPALVTYKGLTGNVFIQGVEPPYLRFAGVTAEAGEAFTDEDAGDTNTIMLSPAVLKLFGVADDEMDSFIGEKVSFRLLVPSETNPEDVSEIVIEKEYTVRGITKEQGVLNVMMMLPELRNYVGIDKYERIQVNVIDNEALPVVEKWLVEEKKFRVTALSKTVEQASKIFQGIQAVLAVFGGIALVVSAIGMFNTMTVTLLERTKEIGIMRTIGAAPNDVKYLFVSESIVVGFLGGITGILMGVVLGFTVNVLLNWLAKSQGGQAVSLFSFPFDFLLFIALFSAAVGYLTGIFPASRASKLNPLDAIRYE is encoded by the coding sequence ATGCGCGTCCAAGATCTAGCACAACTCTCAACTCGTATGTTCAAGACCAATCCACTCCGTACATGGTTGACTATTCTTGGTATGGGTGTTGGGACAGGCGCGGTGGTGGTGTTGGTGGGGCTTGGATTTGGTCTCCAGAAGATCATTCTTGAGCAGATCGTGTTTGGTGATTCTCTGCTTTCTCTCGGTGTCTCAGCAAGTGGTAGCGCGAAAGAGTTGCAGCTTACTCCAGAAACTGTTCAGGAGATCGAGGAAAATGAATTGGTGGTAGACGCTGCACCGCTCGCACGTTTTCCAGCTCTTGTCACGTATAAAGGATTAACAGGTAACGTTTTCATTCAAGGTGTTGAGCCACCATATTTGCGCTTTGCGGGTGTAACTGCTGAAGCTGGAGAAGCCTTTACTGATGAAGATGCGGGTGACACAAATACCATTATGCTTTCACCAGCCGTTTTGAAACTTTTCGGAGTTGCTGATGATGAGATGGATTCATTTATTGGTGAGAAAGTTTCATTCCGGCTTTTAGTACCTTCGGAGACCAACCCTGAAGATGTTAGCGAAATCGTGATCGAGAAAGAGTACACTGTGCGCGGCATAACTAAAGAGCAGGGAGTACTCAATGTGATGATGATGCTTCCAGAGCTCAGAAACTACGTTGGTATCGATAAATATGAACGCATTCAGGTTAACGTGATCGACAATGAAGCGCTACCAGTTGTTGAAAAATGGCTCGTAGAGGAGAAAAAGTTTAGAGTAACTGCTTTGTCTAAGACGGTTGAACAAGCCTCCAAGATCTTTCAAGGCATCCAGGCAGTACTAGCGGTCTTTGGTGGTATTGCGCTAGTTGTGTCGGCCATCGGCATGTTCAACACTATGACAGTAACGCTTTTGGAGCGTACGAAAGAAATCGGTATTATGCGTACCATTGGAGCAGCGCCAAACGACGTAAAGTATCTGTTCGTTTCGGAATCGATCGTAGTAGGTTTTCTGGGAGGAATAACGGGAATTTTAATGGGTGTGGTGCTTGGGTTCACAGTAAATGTGCTTCTTAACTGGCTAGCGAAGAGCCAGGGTGGTCAAGCTGTAAGCCTCTTCTCGTTCCCGTTCGATTTTTTGCTGTTCATTGCACTTTTCTCTGCTGCAGTAGGGTACTTGACCGGTATTTTCCCAGCTAGTCGCGCATCAAAGCTCAATCCGCTTGATGCGATTCGCTACGAGTAA